The Verrucomicrobiia bacterium genome contains a region encoding:
- a CDS encoding ribonuclease H-like domain-containing protein, whose translation MARDIIVYDIETKDTFQQIGTRDPRRLHISLIGMYSYRDDEYLSFTEDELPQFFRRLEDCDLIIGFNNKGFDDLVVSAMFPEITKVPSFDILEQVHKSLGFRIKLDNIAGATLGYGKSGDGLKAVRLYAEGKIEELREYCMDDVKITREVYDFAKRNGFLKYADLAGVKEFLVDFSSADRLVNESNGPMNLSLF comes from the coding sequence ATGGCCCGCGATATTATTGTTTACGACATAGAGACCAAGGACACGTTTCAACAGATTGGAACCAGGGATCCCCGACGGTTGCACATCTCACTTATTGGTATGTATTCCTACCGTGATGACGAGTACCTAAGTTTTACCGAGGACGAACTCCCCCAGTTTTTCCGTCGTCTCGAGGACTGCGACCTCATTATTGGGTTCAACAACAAAGGGTTTGATGACCTGGTGGTGTCGGCTATGTTCCCCGAGATAACCAAGGTGCCTAGTTTTGACATCCTGGAGCAGGTTCATAAGTCCCTTGGTTTCCGCATTAAGTTGGATAATATTGCAGGTGCTACCCTGGGTTACGGCAAGAGTGGCGATGGCCTTAAAGCTGTTCGCCTCTATGCTGAGGGTAAGATTGAAGAGCTCCGGGAGTACTGTATGGATGACGTAAAGATTACCCGGGAAGTGTATGACTTTGCCAAGCGGAACGGCTTCCTGAAGTATGCAGATTTGGCCGGTGTCAAAGAGTTTTTGGTAGATTTCAGTAGTGCCGATAGGCTGGTGAACGAGTCAAACGGGCCAATGAACCTCAGTTTGTTCTAA